One segment of Thermosynechococcus sp. HN-54 DNA contains the following:
- a CDS encoding response regulator, whose product MTTSTPTSSSVAQVGDKALAFPARVIQKVIGDRLSGHLTFTDPKDSSIGWNLYVGNGQLHYANSTVGHQERFNYLCQRYCPQLSTTLAADETEYQYLCRLWQQGQLTLPQLRKLLFLFSQEALVHIFAMPQASVRVERVAGLDHLVLCVPIKQTLSHLRQAITQAVQVRTYLNSPLQRLVLTTTERIPADLWPMDYGGDIAAALPQLLEQTPVLYEVATQLRMEAIATAQLLQPALVNGLIAQHPYNAPTSDTRPIVACIDDSRTIQRNVRLILETCGYRVLGLMEPTHALSALNDTKPNLVLMDISMPEMDGYELCRQLRQTETLKDVPVVMLTGRDGLVDRIRARMVGATDYLTKPFTPQELLSLAERFTQTAAMESHS is encoded by the coding sequence ATGACGACGAGTACACCTACGTCAAGTTCAGTAGCGCAAGTGGGCGACAAAGCATTGGCATTTCCCGCACGAGTGATCCAAAAGGTGATTGGCGATCGCCTCTCCGGTCACTTAACCTTTACCGATCCGAAGGATTCCTCCATCGGCTGGAACCTCTATGTCGGCAATGGTCAACTGCATTACGCCAATAGCACTGTCGGGCATCAGGAACGCTTCAACTACCTGTGTCAACGCTATTGCCCCCAACTCAGCACCACATTGGCAGCCGATGAAACGGAGTATCAGTATCTCTGTCGTCTTTGGCAACAGGGGCAATTGACCCTTCCCCAACTGCGTAAGCTGCTCTTTCTCTTTAGTCAAGAAGCGCTGGTTCATATCTTTGCCATGCCCCAAGCCTCAGTGCGGGTGGAGCGAGTGGCGGGTCTCGATCACTTGGTGCTCTGTGTGCCGATCAAGCAAACCCTGAGTCACCTGCGGCAAGCCATTACCCAAGCGGTACAGGTGCGCACCTATTTGAACTCGCCGCTGCAACGGCTGGTGCTCACCACCACTGAGCGAATTCCCGCTGATCTGTGGCCGATGGATTATGGCGGCGATATTGCCGCTGCATTGCCTCAACTCTTGGAGCAGACACCTGTACTCTATGAGGTGGCGACTCAATTGCGCATGGAGGCGATCGCCACTGCCCAGTTACTGCAACCCGCCCTCGTGAATGGGTTGATTGCTCAGCATCCCTACAATGCGCCCACTAGTGATACCCGTCCCATTGTCGCCTGTATTGACGACAGTCGCACCATTCAGCGCAACGTCCGCCTCATTTTGGAGACCTGTGGTTATCGGGTACTGGGCTTGATGGAGCCGACCCATGCCCTGAGTGCCCTCAATGACACCAAGCCTAACTTAGTCTTGATGGATATCTCGATGCCAGAAATGGATGGCTACGAGCTGTGCCGTCAGCTGCGGCAGACGGAAACCCTTAAGGATGTGCCAGTGGTCATGCTCACAGGGCGCGATGGGTTAGTGGATCGGATTCGGGCACGCATGGTGGGTGCAACGGATTATTTAACGAAGCCCTTTACCCCACAGGAGTTACTATCGTTAGCAGAGCGATTTACCCAGACTGCGGCGATGGAGAGTCATTCATGA
- a CDS encoding bile acid:sodium symporter family protein produces the protein MSPLEWLTNLFPLWVLLTAIVALLYPPLFLWVSSDLIVWILMIVMLGMGITLTWQEFQAVGLMPRTVVLGFVAQYVIMPTAGWLVAQLYQLPTPFAVGLILVACCPGGTASNVVTFIARAHVALSVVMTLCSTLAAIILTPLLTKLLAGQYVEVNALQLFWGTVQVVLLPILVGLALNTKAPNLVKKVLPISPFVSVLGICVICGGVFAASAKAILSHGLQLLAAVVSLHSLGFLGGYYLARAVGYSERTCRTIAIEVGMQNSGLGVALARQAFANPLTAVPCAISGVVHSLMGSLLAGIWRWQQGAAVPKI, from the coding sequence ATGTCTCCCCTCGAATGGTTGACTAACTTATTTCCTCTCTGGGTGCTGCTTACGGCAATTGTGGCGCTGCTGTATCCACCCCTCTTTTTGTGGGTGAGTAGTGATCTCATTGTCTGGATCCTGATGATTGTCATGCTCGGTATGGGGATCACCCTGACTTGGCAAGAGTTCCAAGCCGTAGGTCTGATGCCCCGCACCGTAGTCCTAGGCTTTGTCGCCCAGTACGTGATTATGCCAACTGCAGGATGGCTGGTTGCCCAGCTATACCAGTTACCCACCCCCTTTGCCGTGGGGCTGATTTTGGTGGCTTGCTGCCCCGGGGGGACGGCCTCGAATGTGGTGACGTTTATTGCGCGCGCCCATGTGGCGTTGTCAGTGGTCATGACGCTGTGCTCAACGCTGGCAGCGATTATTTTGACCCCCCTGTTAACCAAGCTCTTGGCGGGTCAATATGTCGAAGTCAATGCACTCCAGTTATTCTGGGGAACGGTACAGGTGGTGTTGCTGCCGATTCTCGTCGGCTTAGCTTTGAACACCAAAGCGCCCAACTTGGTGAAAAAAGTACTCCCCATTTCTCCCTTTGTTTCAGTGTTGGGTATTTGTGTCATTTGCGGTGGCGTGTTTGCGGCGAGTGCCAAGGCGATTCTCAGTCATGGTTTGCAACTGTTGGCAGCCGTTGTTTCCCTCCACAGTTTGGGCTTCCTCGGCGGTTATTACCTCGCACGAGCAGTGGGCTATTCGGAACGCACCTGTCGGACGATCGCCATCGAGGTGGGCATGCAAAACTCTGGGTTAGGAGTGGCGCTGGCGCGGCAAGCCTTTGCGAATCCGCTTACCGCAGTACCCTGTGCAATTTCTGGGGTTGTTCATTCCCTGATGGGTAGTCTCTTGGCAGGTATTTGGCGGTGGCAGCAGGGAGCAGCAGTTCCCAAAATTTGA
- a CDS encoding MotA/TolQ/ExbB proton channel family protein — MTASSPVSTTTAPSFTPVAIPRHDLTVPLWLALAIAAVATVILYIFFLPLQGTYIGQLLLNRGWTQPVAVFFAWIVLVFTILKAIALFQQAPSLRQIWIPANYPFISMRDILQLQQTLAQRRTLLPNRCARVLGVFLSSGQREIAVEAAAEDSGSAAAVTDASYTIPRVLVWAIPLLGFIGTVVGISQAVSGFSSFLETAQDVNQIKEGIGGVTTGLAVAFDTTLVALVLSVLVMIPMVIVERWENKLLLQIDTYINDQLLPRLPVTNTPAGVDRETLQEVVQETIRAELPTEERLQQLLDNLNQLARAVVRDRQQFVATLEERQQQSIEQFERLVTQIQHSQGELLARVNQEQTAIAQELRQQSQYIAQLLAESDRTLQQRLQLLETLHQALQALADTGNLQLLLDSLNHTLANLQPVLRQLAQPRRVTLVEQPSSLEAADR; from the coding sequence ATGACAGCTTCTTCTCCCGTGTCGACAACAACTGCCCCCTCATTCACCCCAGTGGCAATCCCCCGTCATGATCTCACAGTTCCTCTTTGGTTAGCGCTGGCGATCGCTGCTGTTGCCACAGTGATCCTTTACATTTTCTTTTTGCCGCTCCAAGGGACGTACATTGGCCAACTGCTGCTCAATCGCGGATGGACACAACCGGTGGCCGTCTTTTTTGCTTGGATCGTCTTGGTGTTTACGATTTTGAAGGCGATCGCCCTCTTTCAGCAAGCACCCAGTCTGCGGCAAATCTGGATCCCCGCCAACTATCCCTTCATCTCGATGCGGGATATTTTGCAATTGCAGCAAACCCTTGCCCAACGGCGGACGCTGCTGCCCAATCGCTGTGCCCGTGTTTTAGGAGTGTTTCTCAGTAGTGGCCAGCGAGAGATTGCCGTTGAAGCCGCCGCAGAAGATAGTGGCAGTGCCGCAGCAGTCACCGATGCCTCCTATACGATTCCCCGTGTCCTAGTCTGGGCGATTCCCTTGTTGGGCTTTATTGGCACCGTGGTTGGGATTAGCCAAGCGGTCAGTGGCTTTTCCAGTTTTTTGGAGACGGCTCAGGACGTGAACCAAATCAAGGAGGGGATTGGCGGTGTAACGACGGGGCTAGCGGTTGCCTTTGATACCACACTCGTGGCCTTGGTGCTGAGTGTTCTAGTCATGATCCCGATGGTGATTGTTGAGCGCTGGGAGAATAAGCTGCTGCTGCAAATTGACACCTACATTAACGATCAACTGCTGCCCCGCCTCCCCGTTACGAATACGCCCGCAGGGGTGGATCGCGAAACTCTCCAAGAAGTGGTTCAGGAAACAATTCGCGCGGAGTTGCCCACGGAGGAACGGCTACAACAACTGTTGGACAACTTAAATCAACTAGCCCGTGCCGTGGTCAGGGATCGACAGCAATTTGTGGCCACACTGGAGGAGCGTCAGCAACAGTCCATTGAGCAGTTTGAGCGCCTCGTGACCCAAATTCAGCACAGCCAAGGGGAACTACTGGCGCGTGTCAATCAGGAACAGACCGCCATTGCCCAGGAACTGCGGCAACAGAGCCAATACATTGCTCAACTCTTGGCTGAGAGCGATCGCACGCTGCAACAGCGGCTGCAACTTCTAGAGACGCTCCATCAAGCCTTGCAGGCGCTAGCGGATACCGGCAATTTGCAACTGCTGCTTGATAGCCTCAACCACACCTTGGCGAATCTGCAACCGGTGCTGCGACAATTGGCTCAACCCCGCCGTGTGACCCTTGTGGAGCAACCTAGCTCCTTGGAAGCGGCCGATCGCTAG
- the urtE gene encoding urea ABC transporter ATP-binding subunit UrtE, whose amino-acid sequence MLRIRGLNVYYGESHILWDIDLSVPTGKMVCLIGRNGVGKTTLLKTIIGLLKPRSGQLDCQGFSLLPLRPDQRAKLGIAYVPQGREIIPQLTVKENLLLGLEACPRSRVRGKQEIPEEIFELFPVLKKMLYRMGGDLSGGQQQQLAIARALMGQPKLLLLDEPTEGIQPSIILEIEAAVRRIIAARGLSVLLVEQHLHFVREADWYYAMQKGGIVASGPTSDLSQEVIQRFLAV is encoded by the coding sequence ATGCTGCGCATTCGTGGCCTCAATGTCTATTACGGTGAAAGCCACATCCTATGGGACATTGACCTGAGTGTGCCCACTGGCAAAATGGTGTGCCTGATTGGTCGCAATGGTGTCGGCAAAACGACTCTCTTGAAAACCATTATTGGCCTGCTCAAGCCCCGCAGTGGTCAACTGGACTGTCAAGGTTTTTCACTGCTACCTCTGCGTCCTGATCAGCGCGCCAAGTTGGGAATTGCCTATGTGCCCCAAGGTCGGGAAATCATTCCTCAATTGACGGTCAAAGAAAACCTGCTGCTCGGCTTGGAGGCTTGTCCTCGGTCAAGGGTTAGGGGGAAACAGGAGATTCCGGAGGAAATTTTTGAGCTATTTCCTGTGCTGAAGAAAATGCTCTACCGCATGGGAGGAGATTTAAGCGGTGGTCAGCAGCAGCAGTTGGCGATCGCCCGCGCCCTGATGGGACAACCGAAACTCCTCCTTTTGGATGAACCCACTGAAGGCATTCAACCCTCTATTATCTTGGAGATTGAGGCAGCTGTGCGTCGCATTATTGCCGCCCGAGGCCTTTCTGTCCTCCTAGTGGAGCAACACCTCCACTTTGTCCGTGAGGCGGACTGGTACTATGCGATGCAAAAGGGGGGTATTGTTGCCTCTGGTCCCACCAGTGATCTCAGTCAAGAAGTGATTCAACGATTCCTCGCGGTCTAG
- the urtD gene encoding urea ABC transporter ATP-binding protein UrtD produces MTSPPILEIEDLTVSFDGFNALNHLSFRMQAGELRVIIGPNGAGKTTFLDVITGKVKPTQGRVLFKGRNLRRYSEDQIARMGIGRKFQTPRVYLNLTVRENLELVGARHKRVWATLFQRPSRQERDRLQTLIDTIGLRPKANFPAGLLSHGEKQWLEIGMLVAQSPDLLLVDEPVAGLTDEETHLTGELLLALAESHSIIVIEHDMEFVRQIARTVTVLHEGSVLCEGSIAEVQNDPRVIEVYLGAPLEESHSTKQP; encoded by the coding sequence GTGACATCACCACCAATTCTAGAAATTGAGGATCTCACTGTTAGCTTTGATGGTTTCAACGCCCTCAACCATCTTTCCTTTCGCATGCAGGCGGGGGAGCTACGGGTAATTATCGGCCCCAATGGTGCGGGTAAAACCACGTTCCTCGATGTCATTACGGGGAAAGTCAAGCCAACCCAGGGGCGAGTGCTCTTCAAGGGTCGCAATCTACGCCGCTACAGTGAGGATCAAATTGCCCGTATGGGCATTGGCCGTAAGTTTCAAACCCCCCGTGTCTATCTCAACCTTACAGTGCGGGAAAACTTGGAGTTGGTGGGGGCGCGCCACAAGAGGGTATGGGCAACCCTATTTCAGCGACCGTCGCGGCAGGAGCGCGATCGCCTACAAACCCTCATTGACACCATTGGTCTGCGGCCAAAGGCAAACTTTCCGGCAGGACTCCTCTCCCACGGTGAAAAGCAATGGCTAGAAATTGGCATGCTGGTGGCACAATCCCCAGATTTGCTGCTGGTGGATGAGCCCGTTGCCGGCCTTACCGATGAGGAAACACACCTCACAGGGGAGCTACTGCTGGCCTTGGCCGAAAGCCATTCCATTATTGTGATTGAGCACGATATGGAGTTTGTGCGCCAAATTGCCCGCACGGTGACGGTGCTCCATGAAGGCTCAGTGCTCTGCGAAGGTTCGATTGCAGAAGTCCAAAACGACCCCCGTGTCATTGAAGTCTATCTCGGCGCCCCCCTTGAAGAATCCCACTCGACGAAACAGCCATGA
- the urtC gene encoding urea ABC transporter permease subunit UrtC, with the protein MPKLPQFSFPKDRLSGRELFVVVALALILIFLMPPLLPGFRLDLLHRYLALAIVALGIDLIWGFTGLLSLGHGIFFALGGYAIAMHLKLQVPATASSPLPDFMILYGVTELPWFWYPFYSFAFAVTAVVLIPALLGALLGYLVFRNRIRGVYFSILTQAAIIVFFNFFNGQQKLFNGTNGLTDFQTLLGFPVRSPQTQYWFYVLTVIFLALAYLLCRWLTMGRFGRLLVAIRDDEARVRFSGYNPTSYKVLVFAISAALAGIGGALFTLRTGIISPRAMDIAFSIEMVIWVAVGGRASLIGAVLGALLVNFARSLLSEQFADIWLFFQGALFLMVVLALPSGIVGWLRTEAPNLIAKLWGRPQPVATYPELEFDPEVQYEREVLEQEGKHSP; encoded by the coding sequence ATGCCTAAGCTACCGCAGTTCTCCTTTCCCAAGGATCGTCTGAGTGGCCGCGAGTTATTCGTCGTGGTTGCTCTTGCCCTGATCCTGATTTTTCTGATGCCGCCGCTTTTGCCGGGCTTTCGTTTGGATCTCCTCCACCGCTATCTGGCCTTGGCTATTGTTGCTTTGGGAATTGATCTGATTTGGGGCTTTACAGGGTTGCTCAGCCTTGGCCATGGCATTTTCTTTGCTTTGGGGGGGTACGCGATCGCCATGCACCTGAAGTTGCAAGTACCCGCCACTGCCTCTAGCCCCTTACCCGACTTTATGATTCTCTACGGCGTCACGGAGTTGCCGTGGTTTTGGTATCCCTTCTATTCCTTTGCCTTTGCCGTAACAGCAGTGGTTTTGATTCCAGCCCTACTGGGGGCACTTTTGGGGTACCTTGTCTTTCGCAACCGCATTCGGGGGGTCTATTTTTCCATCCTTACCCAAGCGGCCATTATTGTCTTCTTTAACTTCTTCAATGGTCAGCAAAAGCTTTTTAACGGCACCAATGGTTTAACGGATTTTCAAACCCTGTTGGGGTTTCCTGTGCGCAGTCCCCAAACGCAGTATTGGTTCTATGTCCTGACGGTGATCTTTTTGGCTCTGGCCTATCTTCTCTGCCGTTGGCTGACTATGGGACGTTTTGGCCGGCTGCTGGTTGCCATCCGCGATGACGAAGCCCGTGTCCGCTTTTCGGGATACAACCCCACTAGTTATAAAGTACTCGTTTTTGCCATTTCCGCTGCCTTGGCGGGGATCGGGGGTGCCCTCTTTACCCTACGCACAGGCATTATCTCACCACGGGCAATGGATATTGCTTTCTCGATTGAGATGGTGATTTGGGTGGCGGTTGGCGGTCGTGCCAGCCTGATTGGGGCGGTACTGGGGGCACTTCTTGTCAACTTTGCCCGCAGCCTCCTCAGCGAACAGTTTGCCGATATTTGGCTGTTTTTCCAAGGGGCGCTTTTCCTCATGGTGGTCTTGGCGTTACCCAGCGGTATTGTTGGCTGGCTGCGTACGGAAGCCCCCAACCTGATCGCGAAACTTTGGGGACGGCCACAGCCCGTAGCCACCTATCCGGAGTTGGAGTTTGATCCGGAGGTGCAATACGAACGTGAAGTGCTCGAACAGGAGGGCAAACACTCACCGTGA
- a CDS encoding ABC transporter permease subunit, whose translation MTFLLESVFNGMSIGAVLLLTALGLAIVFGIMGVINLAHGELMMLGAYTTFVVQNGFRQLGEGWFDAYLLIAVPLAFGVAAGVGLLLERGVIRYLYGRPLETLLATWGVSLILQQLVRSISWQMTLQIALFCLLFFGGRWLLSKRAIAPRWQAWVRPVLLVLSVGIGLTAGFVAGGAVGLAMTKPWFGAQGVDVTAPSWLRGGVNLWGVQFPFVRLFIIALTAVCLVAIYLFLLRSQWGLRIRAVTQNRSMSACLGIPTETVDALTFALGSGLAGIAGCAISLLGSVSPNTGQNYIVEAFMVVVVGGVGKIVGSIVAALGIGFVNYVIGSGLMTRFLEPQTALFDFFEFFASTSMARVMVFILIIAFLQVRPAGLFPQKGRTVDA comes from the coding sequence ATGACCTTTTTGCTAGAAAGTGTCTTCAATGGCATGAGTATTGGTGCGGTGTTGCTGTTAACCGCACTGGGGCTGGCGATCGTCTTTGGCATTATGGGCGTGATTAACCTTGCCCACGGTGAACTGATGATGCTGGGAGCCTACACCACCTTCGTGGTACAAAATGGCTTCCGCCAACTGGGGGAGGGTTGGTTTGATGCTTATCTATTGATAGCAGTGCCCTTGGCCTTTGGCGTTGCCGCTGGTGTCGGTCTCCTCCTTGAACGGGGAGTCATTCGCTATCTCTATGGTCGCCCCCTCGAAACCCTCTTGGCCACTTGGGGCGTGAGTTTGATCCTGCAACAGTTGGTGCGCAGTATCAGTTGGCAGATGACGCTGCAAATCGCCCTCTTTTGTCTGCTCTTCTTTGGTGGCCGCTGGCTCCTCTCCAAACGGGCGATCGCCCCCCGTTGGCAGGCTTGGGTAAGGCCAGTGTTACTAGTGCTCTCTGTCGGGATTGGCCTGACGGCTGGCTTTGTGGCTGGGGGCGCGGTGGGTCTGGCAATGACAAAGCCTTGGTTTGGCGCTCAGGGGGTGGATGTGACGGCCCCCAGTTGGCTGCGGGGAGGGGTGAATCTCTGGGGGGTGCAGTTTCCCTTTGTCCGCCTCTTTATTATTGCCCTGACGGCAGTGTGTCTGGTAGCGATTTACCTCTTTCTGCTGCGATCGCAATGGGGGCTACGGATTCGCGCTGTGACCCAAAACCGCAGTATGAGTGCCTGCTTGGGGATTCCCACTGAAACAGTGGATGCACTCACCTTTGCCCTTGGCTCTGGTCTAGCGGGGATAGCAGGGTGTGCCATTAGCCTCTTGGGTTCTGTGAGTCCGAATACAGGGCAGAACTACATTGTCGAAGCCTTCATGGTCGTGGTTGTTGGCGGCGTCGGTAAAATTGTTGGGTCAATCGTGGCTGCCCTTGGCATTGGCTTTGTCAATTATGTCATTGGTTCGGGGTTGATGACCCGCTTTCTTGAACCGCAAACGGCACTGTTTGACTTCTTTGAATTTTTTGCCAGTACCAGCATGGCACGGGTGATGGTCTTCATCCTGATCATTGCTTTCCTGCAAGTGCGTCCCGCTGGTCTTTTCCCACAAAAAGGACGGACGGTCGATGCCTAA
- the urtA gene encoding urea ABC transporter substrate-binding protein — translation MAQQFGLGRRKFLVYGSAALGTSLLIKGCAPATQTGGGGQTPAPSGNPIKVGILHSLSGTMAISEKSVVDATQLAIEQINQAGGVLGKQIEAILEDGASDWPTFAEKATKLIDQDKVVAVFGCWTSASRKAVLPVFEAKNHMLWYPVQYEGQECSKNIFYTGAAPNQQIEPAVDWLLQNKGKKFFLVGSDYVFPRTANTIIKAQLAAKGGETVGEDYLPLGNTEVTPIITKIRNALPDGGVIFNTLNGDSNVAFFKQLQGAGLTPDKYPTMSVSIAEEEVQAIGVEYLKGHYAAWNYFMTVETPENKSFVEAFKAKFGQNRVTNDPMEAAYIAVHLWKQAVEQAGTADDLEKVRQAAIGQTFSAPEGPVKMFPNHHISKTVRIGEVGEDGLFKIVYSTPQPVDPLPWNQFVAETKGFACDWTRTDVDNPGKFKAAGA, via the coding sequence ATGGCTCAACAATTCGGACTCGGACGACGGAAGTTTTTGGTCTATGGCTCAGCTGCATTGGGAACGAGCCTACTCATCAAAGGCTGCGCCCCAGCCACACAAACGGGCGGCGGTGGACAAACCCCAGCTCCCAGTGGCAATCCGATCAAAGTGGGGATTCTCCACTCCCTGAGTGGCACGATGGCCATTAGTGAAAAGAGCGTGGTGGATGCTACCCAACTGGCCATTGAGCAAATCAACCAAGCGGGGGGGGTTCTTGGTAAGCAGATTGAAGCGATTCTAGAGGACGGGGCATCCGACTGGCCAACCTTTGCCGAAAAAGCCACAAAGCTCATTGATCAAGATAAGGTAGTGGCGGTGTTTGGCTGTTGGACCTCTGCTTCTCGCAAAGCTGTATTGCCGGTTTTTGAAGCTAAAAACCACATGCTGTGGTATCCCGTGCAGTACGAAGGCCAAGAGTGCTCAAAAAATATCTTCTACACTGGCGCGGCTCCCAACCAGCAAATTGAGCCAGCGGTGGATTGGCTGTTGCAAAACAAGGGGAAAAAATTCTTTCTTGTGGGTTCCGACTATGTCTTTCCCCGCACGGCCAACACCATTATCAAGGCACAACTGGCAGCCAAAGGCGGTGAAACCGTCGGGGAAGACTATCTCCCCTTGGGCAACACGGAAGTTACCCCTATCATCACAAAAATCCGCAATGCCTTGCCCGATGGTGGTGTGATTTTCAACACCCTCAATGGCGATAGCAACGTGGCCTTCTTCAAACAACTGCAAGGGGCTGGCCTAACGCCCGACAAATACCCAACCATGTCCGTCAGTATTGCTGAGGAAGAGGTTCAAGCCATCGGTGTCGAATATCTAAAGGGGCACTATGCCGCTTGGAACTACTTCATGACGGTGGAAACTCCCGAAAATAAATCCTTTGTGGAGGCCTTCAAAGCCAAGTTTGGCCAAAACCGCGTCACCAATGACCCAATGGAGGCCGCCTATATTGCTGTTCACCTGTGGAAGCAAGCGGTGGAGCAGGCAGGGACAGCCGACGATTTAGAAAAAGTGCGCCAAGCAGCGATTGGCCAGACCTTTAGTGCGCCTGAAGGGCCAGTGAAAATGTTCCCGAACCACCACATTTCCAAAACCGTGCGCATCGGTGAAGTAGGGGAAGATGGTCTCTTTAAGATTGTCTATTCCACACCTCAACCCGTAGATCCGCTGCCCTGGAACCAGTTTGTGGCGGAAACGAAGGGATTTGCCTGTGACTGGACGCGCACCGATGTGGATAACCCCGGCAAATTTAAGGCTGCGGGGGCTTGA
- a CDS encoding histidine triad nucleotide-binding protein, with protein MSTETIFSRIIRREIPADIVHEDELCLAFRDINPQAPVHILVIPKKPIPQLSLAEPADHRVLGHLLLTAKRIAEAEGLTNGYRIVINNGPDGGQTIYHLHLHLLGGRAMQWPPG; from the coding sequence ATGAGCACGGAGACGATTTTTAGCCGCATCATTCGCCGCGAGATTCCAGCGGATATTGTCCACGAGGATGAGCTGTGTCTGGCCTTTCGTGACATCAACCCCCAAGCCCCTGTGCATATTCTGGTGATCCCCAAAAAGCCGATTCCCCAACTCAGCTTGGCAGAACCGGCAGATCACCGTGTGCTGGGGCACCTGCTGCTGACGGCGAAACGCATTGCTGAGGCAGAGGGCTTAACGAATGGCTATCGGATTGTCATTAACAATGGCCCCGATGGCGGTCAAACCATCTATCATCTGCACCTACACCTCTTGGGCGGGCGAGCCATGCAGTGGCCACCGGGTTAA
- the ispG gene encoding (E)-4-hydroxy-3-methylbut-2-enyl-diphosphate synthase: MQTLPTPVQSLPTETTIVRRKTRPVPIGSVIIGGGHPVAVQSMINEDTLDIEGSVAAIRRLHEIGCEIVRVTVPSLAHAKAMEEIRNRLYKTYKPVPLVADVHHNGMKIALEVAKYVDNVRINPGLYVFEKPKPDRTEYTQAEFEEIGAKIRETLEPLVISLRDQGKSMRIGVNHGSLSERMLFTYGDTPEGMVESALEFIRICESLNFYNLEISLKASRVPVMIAANRLMVKRMDELGMDYPLHLGVTEAGDGEYGRIKSTAGIATLLAEGIGDTIRVSLTEAPEKEIPVCYGILQALGLRRTMVEYVACPSCGRTLFNLEEVLHKVREATKHLTGLNIAVMGCIVNGPGEMADADYGYVGKQPGYISLYRGREEVKKVPEAEGVAALVELIKADGRWVDP; the protein is encoded by the coding sequence ATGCAAACCCTGCCGACTCCAGTTCAATCTCTGCCAACAGAAACCACCATTGTCCGTCGCAAAACCCGTCCTGTACCTATCGGCTCTGTCATCATTGGTGGCGGTCATCCGGTGGCCGTGCAATCAATGATCAATGAAGACACCCTAGATATAGAAGGCTCAGTGGCCGCCATTCGTCGTCTCCATGAAATTGGCTGTGAAATTGTGCGGGTCACGGTGCCCAGCCTTGCCCATGCCAAAGCCATGGAAGAAATTCGCAATCGCCTTTACAAAACCTACAAACCTGTGCCCCTTGTCGCCGATGTTCACCACAACGGCATGAAAATTGCCCTCGAAGTCGCCAAGTATGTGGACAATGTGCGCATCAATCCGGGTCTATACGTCTTTGAGAAGCCCAAACCTGATCGCACCGAATATACCCAAGCCGAGTTTGAAGAAATTGGTGCCAAAATTCGCGAAACTCTTGAACCGCTGGTGATCTCCCTGCGGGATCAAGGCAAATCCATGCGCATTGGCGTGAATCATGGTTCCCTTTCGGAGCGAATGCTCTTTACCTATGGCGACACCCCTGAGGGCATGGTGGAGTCCGCCCTAGAATTTATCCGTATCTGCGAGTCTTTGAACTTCTATAACCTTGAAATTTCCCTCAAGGCCTCACGGGTACCCGTGATGATTGCCGCCAACCGCCTCATGGTCAAGCGCATGGATGAACTGGGCATGGATTATCCTCTCCACTTGGGAGTTACCGAAGCCGGCGATGGCGAGTATGGCCGTATCAAATCCACCGCGGGCATTGCCACCCTCCTCGCCGAGGGCATTGGCGATACGATTCGTGTCTCCCTCACTGAAGCCCCCGAAAAAGAAATCCCGGTTTGCTACGGCATTTTGCAGGCCTTGGGACTACGGCGAACCATGGTGGAGTATGTGGCCTGTCCCTCCTGTGGCCGTACCCTCTTTAATCTTGAGGAAGTGCTGCACAAAGTCCGCGAAGCAACCAAACACCTGACGGGTCTCAACATTGCCGTCATGGGCTGCATTGTCAATGGTCCGGGGGAAATGGCCGACGCCGACTATGGCTATGTGGGCAAACAACCTGGCTACATCTCCCTCTATCGCGGTCGTGAGGAAGTCAAGAAAGTCCCTGAAGCCGAAGGAGTGGCTGCCCTTGTGGAATTAATCAAGGCGGACGGCCGCTGGGTCGATCCCTAA
- a CDS encoding helix-turn-helix domain-containing protein, with protein MRSQRAFAAELGISYTCLQKWEKMVLFPNTENLLKLCRVFGFDDLESFIAYLNQTDVTIHAEEQLVNEIVAKVRHLPATTAGRVLETALQWLKKTADRTD; from the coding sequence ATGCGCAGTCAACGTGCCTTTGCTGCTGAGCTAGGGATCTCCTACACCTGCTTGCAGAAATGGGAAAAGATGGTCTTATTTCCGAATACCGAAAACCTATTAAAGTTATGTCGTGTTTTTGGGTTTGATGATTTGGAGAGCTTTATTGCCTACCTCAATCAAACCGATGTCACAATTCATGCCGAAGAGCAACTGGTCAATGAAATTGTTGCTAAAGTGCGCCACTTACCAGCTACCACCGCAGGTCGGGTACTGGAAACAGCCCTCCAGTGGTTAAAGAAAACTGCTGACAGGACGGACTAA